The proteins below come from a single Paracoccus sp. SCSIO 75233 genomic window:
- a CDS encoding 3'(2'),5'-bisphosphate nucleotidase CysQ, translated as MPAHDLELLLEAAQEAGEIARQYWRQQPEVWEKGSNEGPVTEADLAVNDHLHQRLMTARPDYGWLSEESADDSTRLDAAHCFIIDPIDGTRAFIDGQQGFSHSLAISRGDRIVAGVVHLPELGLTYAASADGPATLNGAAISPSKARLLARADVLTNKATLEPHFWKGRQPPNFKRSFRPSLAWRLCLIADGRFDATISLRGAWEWDIAAGSLIAERAGATVTDMHGAEMRFNNPVPRIDGLIIAGEALHPQIMERLNRLPRS; from the coding sequence TTGCCGGCGCATGATCTTGAGCTTCTTCTGGAGGCCGCGCAGGAGGCGGGCGAGATTGCGCGCCAATACTGGCGGCAGCAGCCGGAAGTCTGGGAAAAGGGCAGCAATGAAGGCCCGGTGACAGAGGCCGATCTGGCCGTGAACGATCACCTTCATCAGCGGCTCATGACCGCGCGACCGGATTATGGCTGGTTGTCGGAGGAAAGCGCCGACGATTCCACCCGGCTCGACGCGGCGCATTGTTTCATCATCGACCCGATTGACGGCACCCGTGCCTTTATCGACGGACAGCAGGGCTTTTCGCATTCGCTGGCGATTTCGCGCGGCGACAGGATCGTGGCCGGGGTGGTGCATCTGCCGGAACTTGGCCTGACCTACGCCGCGTCGGCGGATGGTCCGGCGACGCTGAACGGTGCCGCCATTTCGCCAAGCAAGGCCCGATTACTCGCACGCGCGGATGTGCTGACCAACAAGGCCACGTTGGAGCCGCATTTCTGGAAGGGCCGACAGCCGCCGAATTTCAAGCGCAGCTTCCGGCCATCGCTTGCGTGGCGTCTATGTCTGATCGCCGACGGCCGCTTCGACGCGACCATTTCGCTGCGTGGGGCGTGGGAATGGGATATCGCGGCTGGCAGCCTGATCGCTGAACGTGCTGGCGCGACGGTGACCGATATGCACGGGGCGGAGATGCGGTTCAACAATCCGGTGCCACGGATCGACGGGCTTATCATCGCCGGAGAGGCGCTTCATCCGCAGATTATGGAACGTCTGAACCGCCTGCCCCGGAGCTGA
- a CDS encoding paraquat-inducible protein A translates to MNSARPATAQTETPEDDAPVLTAHRAGLLGCRSCGRVWPEDQKTCNRCEAPLTPPDRRGLSAVWAWLLAGMICYIPANIMPMMTTRSLGGFGGGGDATIIGGVLQLIHHGDLFIAAVVFVASVMVPIGKFIAIIWLALIAGKPATEQNAHTRLHIYEIVEFIGRWSMIDVFVVAILSALVQLGFVVSIKPGPAAASFALSVAFTMLAAQSFDPRLIWRGLPLHRRKVDE, encoded by the coding sequence ATGAATTCCGCGCGCCCCGCAACGGCACAAACGGAGACCCCGGAAGATGATGCCCCGGTTCTGACGGCGCATCGTGCCGGTCTGCTGGGATGCCGCAGCTGTGGCCGGGTCTGGCCCGAAGATCAGAAGACCTGCAACCGCTGTGAAGCCCCGCTGACGCCGCCCGACCGGCGCGGGCTGAGCGCGGTCTGGGCCTGGCTGCTAGCTGGCATGATCTGCTACATCCCCGCGAATATCATGCCGATGATGACCACAAGGTCGCTTGGCGGCTTCGGCGGCGGCGGTGACGCGACGATCATCGGTGGCGTGCTGCAACTTATTCACCACGGCGATCTTTTCATCGCGGCTGTGGTCTTTGTCGCCTCCGTCATGGTGCCGATCGGAAAATTCATCGCGATCATCTGGCTTGCCCTGATCGCGGGCAAGCCCGCCACGGAACAGAACGCCCATACGCGGCTGCATATCTACGAAATTGTCGAGTTCATCGGTCGCTGGTCCATGATCGACGTTTTCGTCGTCGCGATCCTCTCGGCACTGGTGCAGCTTGGCTTTGTCGTGTCGATCAAGCCCGGCCCCGCAGCCGCCTCCTTCGCACTATCGGTTGCATTTACCATGCTGGCAGCGCAAAGCTTCGATCCGCGCCTGATCTGGCGTGGCCTGCCGCTTCACCGTCGGAAAGTTGATGAATGA
- a CDS encoding flagellin, whose amino-acid sequence MSMRSANASLRGEVKRLSNEVATGRATDTARHLGGNLFALSEIERGIREATIFQQVATEAGTRASAMQSSLGRLQDISGEMSTKMLAADTLLSAEGQHILARNASGGLRAAIGALNAEVAGQFPFSGTKVNIPPVVSAEKLLSQAEQVISGAGTAEEAVQVLRSWFSRSQGDGGFVDHAYQGSVDAQAAFRVGPATEVRFAQTAADPAVREVLFGLTLGALVSRGAFSGSHGDQTRLLQAGGEALLTGHSKVGGLRADLGETQQSIEQASVRLKAMQTTLKIQRTDLVGRDSYEAGSQLVQAEAQLAAVYAMTARLSQLSLARYL is encoded by the coding sequence ATGTCGATGCGCAGCGCGAACGCATCGCTGCGGGGCGAGGTTAAACGGCTGTCGAACGAGGTCGCGACGGGCCGGGCGACTGATACGGCGAGGCATCTTGGCGGCAATCTGTTTGCGCTCTCCGAGATTGAGCGGGGCATCCGTGAGGCGACGATATTCCAGCAGGTCGCGACCGAAGCCGGGACCAGGGCCAGTGCGATGCAAAGCTCTTTGGGCCGTCTGCAGGATATCTCCGGTGAGATGAGCACAAAGATGCTTGCCGCAGATACGCTTTTGTCGGCGGAGGGTCAGCATATTCTGGCGCGAAATGCATCCGGTGGTCTGCGCGCGGCTATCGGCGCACTAAATGCGGAAGTGGCCGGTCAGTTCCCGTTTTCGGGAACCAAAGTCAATATTCCGCCTGTTGTGAGTGCCGAGAAGCTGCTCTCGCAAGCGGAGCAGGTCATTTCCGGGGCGGGAACGGCGGAGGAAGCGGTGCAGGTGCTTCGGTCATGGTTCTCGCGCTCGCAAGGCGATGGCGGGTTTGTCGATCACGCCTATCAGGGTTCGGTTGATGCGCAGGCGGCCTTCAGGGTCGGCCCGGCTACGGAGGTTCGGTTTGCCCAGACGGCTGCAGACCCGGCGGTCCGGGAAGTGCTGTTTGGCTTGACGCTCGGCGCCCTGGTCTCTCGCGGCGCATTTTCGGGCAGTCACGGCGATCAGACGCGCCTTCTTCAGGCGGGTGGTGAGGCGCTGCTGACCGGGCATTCGAAGGTGGGTGGCCTTCGGGCCGATCTGGGTGAAACCCAACAGTCCATCGAGCAGGCGTCGGTCCGGTTAAAAGCGATGCAGACGACGCTGAAAATCCAAAGGACGGATCTTGTCGGCAGAGATTCTTATGAGGCAGGAAGCCAGCTCGTACAGGCGGAGGCGCAACTGGCCGCAGTGTATGCAATGACGGCGCGCCTGTCGCAGCTTAGCCTGGCGCGATATCTATGA
- the flgK gene encoding flagellar hook-associated protein FlgK, whose translation MSIANALNNAASGLAAVARGTEVVSTNLANALTPGYSRRALELSPRIMSGNGGGVHVDGISRAVSSAVLSEYRIASADLARAMVSSEFYGSLEKTIGLPHEAGSLSDVMISLETALASAASRPDSDLRLGKAVEAADKLAGKFRSISDTIQRKRADADRMIGTQVDQLQKGLNEVAKLNRQIIVENANGRDASSLEDARQGVINQISEIVPLREVKRPNGRLALFSKEGAVLLDGKTPAKLEFQPSGRFTADMVESAQGAGRLFIDGEPVADAGTSLLAGGSLTELFKLRDEDAVAAQRSVDELAYEVYARFADKSVDASIARGDPGLFTDAGTAVDPAKITGLSSRIRVNSAVLPSSGGNLERLRDGIYASVPGDVGDATVLSALSKAMSTIRPSISAAAAETHGSLHGLSAALVSDISSSRLSSETRQTHDAAIRDTLYDSLQSAAGVDSDREMEILLQLEKAYAANAKVIQTVNEMLETILRI comes from the coding sequence ATGAGCATTGCAAATGCACTGAACAACGCCGCAAGCGGCCTCGCCGCCGTCGCACGCGGAACCGAGGTTGTCTCGACAAATCTCGCCAACGCACTGACGCCGGGCTATTCGAGGCGAGCGCTGGAGTTATCGCCACGCATAATGTCAGGGAATGGCGGCGGCGTGCATGTCGATGGCATCAGTCGCGCCGTGTCCAGCGCCGTGCTTTCGGAATACCGCATTGCCAGCGCCGATCTCGCGCGAGCGATGGTTTCGAGCGAGTTTTACGGTTCACTGGAAAAGACAATTGGCCTTCCGCACGAGGCGGGATCGCTGTCAGATGTGATGATTTCTCTGGAAACCGCTCTGGCGTCGGCTGCGAGCCGCCCCGACAGCGATCTGCGGCTTGGCAAGGCCGTCGAGGCTGCGGACAAGCTCGCCGGGAAGTTCAGGTCGATCAGCGATACAATTCAACGGAAAAGGGCCGATGCCGACCGGATGATCGGCACACAGGTTGATCAACTTCAAAAAGGGTTGAATGAGGTCGCAAAGCTTAACCGCCAGATCATCGTCGAAAACGCCAACGGTCGGGATGCTTCCTCGCTGGAGGACGCCCGGCAGGGTGTCATCAACCAGATCTCCGAAATCGTGCCGTTGCGAGAGGTGAAGCGGCCGAACGGAAGGCTGGCACTGTTTTCGAAAGAAGGCGCTGTTCTTCTGGACGGGAAAACCCCGGCCAAGCTGGAGTTCCAGCCATCGGGTCGATTCACCGCGGACATGGTTGAAAGCGCACAGGGCGCGGGACGACTGTTCATCGACGGTGAACCAGTCGCGGATGCCGGCACTTCGCTGCTGGCGGGCGGCTCGCTGACGGAATTGTTCAAGCTCCGCGATGAGGATGCCGTCGCTGCGCAGCGTTCGGTTGATGAACTGGCATATGAGGTCTATGCGCGCTTCGCCGATAAATCCGTCGATGCCAGTATCGCCCGGGGAGATCCGGGCCTGTTTACCGATGCCGGCACAGCCGTCGATCCGGCGAAAATAACGGGGCTTTCGTCGCGTATTCGCGTGAACAGCGCCGTCCTGCCATCCAGCGGCGGAAATCTGGAGCGCCTGAGGGATGGAATATATGCATCGGTGCCGGGCGACGTGGGCGATGCAACGGTTCTGTCCGCACTGTCAAAGGCGATGAGCACTATAAGGCCATCCATATCGGCGGCCGCTGCGGAAACGCACGGTAGTCTGCACGGCCTCTCTGCGGCGCTCGTCTCGGATATTTCATCTTCCCGTTTGTCGTCTGAAACCCGGCAGACGCATGACGCGGCCATCCGCGATACGCTTTACGATTCCCTGCAATCGGCGGCGGGGGTCGATAGCGACCGGGAAATGGAAATCCTGCTGCAACTGGAGAAGGCTTATGCTGCAAATGCGAAGGTCATCCAGACCGTAAACGAAATGCTGGAAACAATCCTCAGGATCTAG
- a CDS encoding MlaD family protein: MSDNTPLRPAHPARRTAARAARAGFSLVWLVPILALAVTLGLAWNAYTGRGEVITVTFRDATGITPGDTTLKFREITVGEVEAVAFTRDLRNVEVQIRVEPEVAPYLDAEAEFWIVRPIVSAQGISRLDTVLSGVFIEGFWDAEQGPPQKEFVGLDRPTLARLSGEGTWVTLSSPGAKGLSEGAPVTFRGLEVGRMQNLHLSDEDESILADVFIEAPHDQRLTTSTVFWDTSGFSVSLGSRGLSLNVDSLSKLVQGGVAFSNMSSGGQPVQSGHVYRLQPDEETARNSLFGSGDDDLRLTMLADSGVSGLSAEADVTYEGLTIGRVTEIGIDVDETRPPEEQVMQRITFVIAPDQLGVPADSTEEEALNLLAERVKNGLRARITSAGFLGTSMVVDLVSQRSATPAELDLAAEPYPIIPSLPPEISDLSASAEGMMTRIGELNIEELLQSATNMMDSITQIAASPDTRAVPEALRQTLDETRVAAAEIRDIAEQFAEAETAASISRMLDEASEAFDAVEVAAAEMPEMVEQMDAAAEAIEEFGFAEISAQAEGILADLRVMLGSEDAEQLPRNLSDTLEAASGLLNDLRDGDAAGSLNATLDSARVAADEIAQAAQELPELADRLERLAARAELVIASYGENGAFNNEARTMIRELSRAASAFGSLARTIERNPRAFILGR, encoded by the coding sequence ATGAGTGACAATACCCCGCTTCGTCCCGCCCATCCGGCGCGTCGCACGGCTGCGCGCGCGGCGCGGGCCGGGTTTTCGCTGGTCTGGCTGGTGCCGATCCTGGCGCTGGCAGTGACGCTGGGCCTGGCATGGAACGCCTATACCGGGCGTGGCGAGGTCATTACGGTCACCTTCCGCGACGCCACCGGCATCACGCCGGGCGATACCACACTGAAATTCCGCGAAATCACCGTCGGCGAGGTCGAGGCGGTCGCCTTCACCCGCGACCTGCGCAATGTCGAAGTTCAGATACGGGTGGAGCCAGAGGTCGCGCCCTATCTGGATGCTGAGGCGGAGTTCTGGATTGTCCGGCCCATCGTGTCCGCACAGGGGATTTCCCGCCTCGATACGGTTCTGTCGGGTGTCTTTATCGAAGGTTTCTGGGACGCCGAGCAGGGACCGCCGCAAAAGGAATTTGTCGGCCTCGACCGCCCCACACTTGCGCGGCTGTCTGGCGAAGGGACATGGGTAACGCTGTCCTCCCCCGGCGCGAAAGGCCTGTCCGAGGGGGCGCCGGTCACCTTCCGCGGGCTGGAGGTCGGGCGGATGCAGAACCTGCACCTCTCCGACGAAGACGAATCGATCCTTGCCGATGTGTTTATCGAGGCGCCGCATGACCAGCGACTGACCACCTCGACCGTGTTCTGGGACACGTCTGGGTTTTCGGTTTCACTGGGGTCGCGCGGTCTCAGCCTCAATGTCGATTCGCTTTCGAAGCTGGTGCAGGGCGGCGTGGCGTTCTCCAATATGTCCTCCGGCGGCCAGCCGGTTCAATCGGGCCATGTCTACCGACTGCAACCGGATGAAGAAACGGCGAGAAACAGCCTCTTCGGCTCCGGCGACGACGATCTGCGCCTGACCATGCTGGCCGATAGCGGGGTCTCGGGCCTCTCTGCCGAGGCGGATGTGACCTATGAAGGGCTGACCATCGGCCGGGTCACCGAAATCGGGATCGACGTCGATGAAACTCGCCCGCCCGAAGAACAGGTGATGCAGCGGATCACCTTCGTCATCGCGCCTGACCAGCTTGGCGTCCCCGCCGATTCCACGGAAGAGGAAGCGCTGAATTTACTTGCCGAGCGGGTGAAGAACGGGCTTCGGGCGCGGATCACATCGGCGGGTTTCCTTGGCACCTCGATGGTCGTCGATCTGGTCAGCCAGCGCTCTGCCACGCCTGCCGAGCTTGATCTTGCCGCCGAACCTTATCCCATCATTCCCTCGCTTCCGCCCGAAATATCAGATCTTAGCGCATCGGCTGAGGGGATGATGACCCGCATCGGTGAGTTGAATATCGAAGAACTGCTGCAATCCGCGACGAATATGATGGATTCGATCACCCAGATTGCCGCCTCGCCCGATACCCGCGCCGTCCCGGAAGCACTTCGCCAGACCCTTGACGAGACGCGCGTCGCCGCCGCAGAGATCCGTGACATCGCCGAGCAATTCGCCGAGGCGGAGACCGCTGCCAGCATTTCCCGAATGCTGGATGAGGCGTCGGAAGCCTTCGACGCGGTTGAAGTTGCCGCCGCCGAAATGCCAGAGATGGTCGAGCAGATGGATGCCGCGGCAGAGGCGATCGAGGAATTCGGCTTCGCCGAAATTTCAGCGCAGGCAGAGGGGATCCTTGCGGATCTGCGTGTGATGCTGGGCAGCGAAGATGCCGAGCAATTGCCGCGCAACCTGTCCGACACGCTCGAAGCCGCCTCCGGCCTGCTGAACGATCTTCGCGATGGCGACGCGGCAGGCAGCCTGAACGCGACACTCGATTCCGCGCGCGTCGCGGCGGATGAGATTGCGCAGGCCGCGCAGGAACTGCCGGAACTGGCCGACCGCCTCGAACGGCTGGCCGCGCGGGCGGAGCTGGTCATCGCCTCCTACGGTGAAAACGGCGCGTTCAACAATGAGGCCCGCACAATGATCCGTGAACTGAGCCGCGCAGCCTCGGCTTTCGGATCGCTCGCGCGCACGATAGAACGCAATCCAAGAGCCTTTATTCTGGGACGGTAG
- a CDS encoding flagellar motor protein MotB encodes MPQDKPIILKRVVISDEGGHHGGAWKVAYADFVTAMMAFFLLMWLLNATSEKQREGLAEYFSPTLVRVVSGSGGDGGAAGDGQGNPAEVDQSADGLENLRDRVEADLAGIGAESMQMKNLMRHVVTRVTDEGVVLELRDLSDAPLFFADSTEPAPVLRPLLRVISRVIARAGNGIAIAGHVRSYPAALAGSPEWALSTGRADVVRQLLQEGGFPPRHIQRVTGYADRRNNADNADSAENDLLEVILLK; translated from the coding sequence ATGCCGCAGGACAAGCCTATCATTCTGAAAAGAGTAGTGATCTCTGACGAAGGGGGTCATCATGGCGGGGCGTGGAAGGTCGCCTATGCAGATTTCGTGACCGCGATGATGGCCTTCTTTCTGCTGATGTGGCTGCTGAATGCCACATCCGAAAAGCAGCGAGAGGGGCTGGCCGAGTATTTCAGCCCGACCCTGGTGCGGGTGGTGTCCGGGTCCGGGGGGGATGGCGGAGCCGCCGGTGATGGTCAGGGAAATCCAGCTGAGGTCGATCAATCGGCGGATGGCCTCGAAAACCTGCGGGATCGGGTTGAGGCGGATCTTGCAGGCATTGGTGCAGAATCGATGCAAATGAAGAACCTGATGCGCCATGTCGTCACGCGGGTGACCGATGAAGGGGTGGTGCTGGAGCTGAGGGATCTGTCCGACGCACCGCTGTTCTTTGCCGATTCAACAGAACCGGCGCCGGTTCTCAGGCCGCTGCTGAGGGTAATCTCAAGGGTGATCGCACGCGCAGGAAACGGGATCGCAATCGCGGGCCATGTCCGATCCTATCCTGCCGCGCTGGCCGGATCCCCCGAATGGGCGCTGTCGACGGGGCGCGCGGATGTTGTGCGACAATTGCTGCAAGAAGGTGGTTTCCCGCCGAGGCATATACAGCGCGTCACCGGCTATGCGGATCGTCGCAACAATGCAGACAATGCAGACTCTGCCGAAAATGACCTGCTGGAAGTGATTTTACTGAAATGA
- a CDS encoding membrane integrity-associated transporter subunit PqiC: MQRFPLSLAAVTLTGLAACGDGTDVQRYIIDPPTSTQLSGDQLGAAELKEVSLPDYAASDEIAWQTETGEILQSSKILWADQPVRAFTVTLARAVSEISGSSVIPEPWPLASPPQNRIDVRVEKALAANDGYFRLEGRYFVSAEGGAGSHHTRAFDIAVPIEDDTPGSIADAASVAITLLAEQIATLGGPGTTIVATTPGTGGDPFADLPPLF; encoded by the coding sequence ATGCAACGATTTCCACTCAGCCTTGCTGCGGTAACCCTGACCGGACTCGCCGCCTGCGGTGACGGCACGGATGTGCAGCGCTATATCATCGACCCGCCAACCTCGACGCAGCTTTCCGGCGACCAGCTTGGCGCGGCGGAGCTGAAGGAAGTGTCACTGCCCGATTACGCCGCCTCGGACGAGATCGCGTGGCAGACCGAAACCGGGGAGATCCTGCAAAGCAGCAAGATCCTCTGGGCCGATCAGCCGGTGCGCGCCTTCACCGTGACGCTGGCCCGCGCCGTGTCGGAAATCTCCGGCTCCTCCGTCATCCCCGAACCCTGGCCACTCGCCTCGCCGCCGCAGAACCGCATCGATGTTCGGGTTGAAAAAGCACTGGCCGCGAATGACGGTTATTTCCGGCTGGAGGGGCGGTATTTCGTATCGGCGGAAGGCGGGGCGGGCTCTCACCACACGCGCGCTTTCGACATCGCTGTCCCGATCGAGGATGACACGCCGGGCTCCATCGCCGATGCCGCATCCGTCGCGATCACGCTTCTGGCCGAACAGATCGCAACGCTTGGCGGGCCGGGAACGACCATTGTCGCAACCACACCCGGCACCGGCGGCGATCCGTTTGCCGATTTGCCGCCGCTGTTCTGA
- a CDS encoding flagellar hook protein FlgE, with protein sequence MSISSSLNAGVAGLAANATRLASISDNISNSGTFGYKRVISDFEGMVINQSRNAGVYSAGGVRASTTRLIDQRGTLVPSSNPTDLAISGRGMLPVIPSVSLGNQFGDQPMMMTRTGSFRTDDDGVLRTESGLVLLGWPANADGTIPLMPRDTMGGLEPVVINANQTAGDPTTKMALGINLPATRTEAGGITDALTSKVEYYGNLGTSEALSVSFTPTTSQASGMSNTWTMALRDSATADDPATAEDESVIATLKLIFANDQTRGGTLAQVLEESGQPHSAYDPQTGTLDLTVGKTADYPGDKMTVTIGKLGDPNGLTQLGDNFAPTNISKDGSPVGNLTAIEVDEHGYIRATYDTGFIRTIYQIPLVDVPNPNGLISLNNQTYQVSPDSGSFFLWDAGDGPTGAVVGYAREGSTTDVAAELTDLIQTQRAYSSNAKVIQTVDEMLQETTNIKR encoded by the coding sequence ATGTCGATCTCGTCATCGCTGAATGCCGGTGTCGCTGGGCTTGCCGCCAACGCGACGCGCCTCGCCTCCATTTCGGACAATATCTCCAATTCCGGAACATTCGGATATAAGCGGGTGATCTCGGATTTCGAAGGAATGGTGATCAATCAGTCCCGAAATGCCGGGGTGTATTCCGCAGGCGGGGTGCGCGCGTCGACCACGCGGCTGATCGACCAGCGCGGCACGTTGGTCCCCTCCTCCAACCCGACGGACCTCGCGATTTCCGGTCGGGGCATGTTGCCCGTTATTCCGTCCGTCTCGCTCGGCAATCAGTTTGGTGACCAGCCGATGATGATGACGCGAACCGGGTCGTTCAGGACCGACGATGACGGCGTTCTGCGCACCGAATCCGGCCTCGTCCTGCTGGGCTGGCCCGCCAATGCGGACGGTACGATCCCGTTGATGCCGCGTGATACGATGGGCGGTCTGGAGCCGGTCGTCATCAATGCCAACCAGACGGCGGGCGACCCGACGACGAAGATGGCGCTTGGCATCAACCTGCCCGCCACCCGGACGGAGGCGGGGGGCATTACCGATGCGCTGACGTCAAAGGTGGAATATTACGGCAATCTCGGCACGTCGGAGGCGCTGAGCGTCAGCTTCACGCCGACGACCTCGCAGGCAAGCGGCATGTCGAATACATGGACGATGGCGCTGCGCGATTCTGCAACCGCGGACGATCCTGCCACGGCGGAGGATGAAAGCGTCATCGCCACATTGAAGCTGATCTTTGCGAACGATCAGACCAGGGGCGGCACGCTTGCGCAGGTGCTGGAGGAATCCGGCCAGCCACATTCGGCCTACGACCCGCAAACCGGCACGCTTGACCTGACCGTCGGCAAAACCGCGGACTACCCCGGCGACAAGATGACGGTGACGATCGGGAAACTGGGAGACCCCAACGGACTGACCCAGCTTGGCGACAATTTTGCGCCGACGAATATTTCCAAGGACGGCTCTCCGGTCGGCAACCTCACAGCCATTGAGGTTGATGAACATGGTTATATTCGTGCCACCTACGATACCGGCTTCATTCGGACGATCTACCAGATCCCGCTGGTTGATGTGCCCAATCCCAATGGGCTGATCTCGCTCAACAACCAGACCTATCAGGTCTCACCGGATTCCGGATCGTTCTTCCTGTGGGATGCCGGTGATGGGCCGACGGGCGCGGTTGTCGGATATGCGCGTGAGGGGTCGACCACGGATGTTGCGGCGGAACTGACCGATCTGATCCAGACCCAGCGTGCCTATTCGTCGAACGCCAAGGTGATCCAGACTGTCGACGAAATGTTGCAGGAAACCACCAATATCAAACGCTAA
- a CDS encoding TldD/PmbA family protein codes for MLKAARDAGADEAEALVVSATATGIDVRAGKLEHAERAAGIEIGLRVMIGGRQASVSAADHSQDSIDTMARRAVAMAQAAPVDDSLGLADLDQLATHRDASGLALFDPGAEPDPATLQDLALRAEAAALAVSGVSTVESASASYSQRETWLALSNGFEGGHRRSQNAISCTAISGAGTGMERDHAGEGRIWAEDMPSPEDIGQLAGQRAVDRTGARKPPTGSFPILYDERISSGLIGHLLSAVNGTNIVRGSSWLRDAMDMQVLPTGITLREDPHLPRMSASRMFDAEGLPTTARDIVADGALRGWTLDLATARKLGLQSTASAVRGLTGGPQPGSSNIVMTEGSVSRDDLISQMGRGLLVTSLLGATINPTTGDYSRGAAGFWIENGQISHPVNECTIAGNLRDMLLRLIPANDARDWRSVRVPSLLVEGMTVAGA; via the coding sequence ATGTTAAAAGCCGCGCGCGACGCCGGCGCTGACGAGGCGGAGGCGCTTGTGGTCAGCGCGACCGCAACCGGGATCGATGTCCGCGCCGGAAAGCTGGAACATGCAGAGCGGGCGGCAGGGATCGAAATCGGGCTGCGTGTGATGATCGGCGGGCGTCAGGCAAGCGTCTCGGCGGCGGATCACAGTCAGGACAGCATCGACACGATGGCACGCCGGGCGGTTGCGATGGCGCAGGCTGCACCTGTGGATGACAGCCTTGGGCTTGCCGATCTGGATCAGCTTGCGACGCATCGCGATGCCAGCGGGCTTGCGCTTTTCGATCCGGGTGCGGAGCCCGACCCGGCGACGCTGCAGGACCTTGCCTTGCGGGCCGAGGCCGCGGCGCTTGCTGTCAGCGGAGTCAGCACGGTTGAATCCGCAAGTGCCAGCTATTCGCAGCGCGAAACCTGGCTTGCCCTCAGCAACGGCTTCGAGGGCGGGCATCGGCGCAGCCAGAATGCGATCAGTTGTACCGCGATCAGCGGCGCAGGCACCGGGATGGAGCGGGATCATGCAGGCGAGGGCAGGATCTGGGCCGAGGATATGCCGTCGCCGGAAGACATCGGCCAGCTTGCCGGTCAGCGCGCGGTTGATCGCACGGGTGCGCGAAAGCCGCCGACGGGATCATTCCCCATCCTCTACGACGAACGGATTTCGTCGGGTCTGATCGGTCATCTTCTGTCGGCGGTGAACGGCACCAATATTGTTCGCGGCTCCAGCTGGTTGCGCGATGCAATGGATATGCAGGTCTTGCCGACAGGGATCACGCTGCGCGAGGACCCGCATCTGCCGCGCATGTCCGCGTCGCGGATGTTCGATGCGGAAGGGTTGCCGACGACCGCGCGGGATATCGTGGCTGACGGGGCGCTGCGCGGCTGGACCCTCGATCTTGCCACGGCGCGGAAACTGGGGCTGCAAAGCACGGCGAGCGCGGTGCGCGGGCTGACCGGCGGGCCGCAGCCTGGCAGTTCAAATATCGTCATGACGGAGGGATCGGTCAGTCGCGATGACCTGATTTCGCAGATGGGGCGCGGATTGCTGGTGACCTCGCTTCTTGGGGCGACGATCAATCCGACGACGGGCGATTACTCGCGCGGTGCGGCGGGTTTCTGGATCGAGAACGGACAGATCAGCCACCCGGTCAACGAATGCACCATCGCGGGAAATCTGCGTGACATGCTGCTGCGGCTGATACCGGCGAATGATGCGCGTGACTGGCGATCCGTCCGTGTGCCCAGCCTTCTGGTCGAGGGGATGACTGTTGCCGGCGCATGA
- a CDS encoding paraquat-inducible protein A, producing MIRNVEYDMATGEGLIACPRCDALHIEEELTDGETARCVRCDGILARPKSGAFTQIIALAITTMVLMVGAIFFPFLEISRLGLGHGTSLFGVAMAFSEGFIAPLTVGLLGVIVALPALRAALLVYTLWPLVRGRPPYAHAVRAFRLSEQLKPWSMAEIFIIGTAIAMVKVGGLATISFGPAFWAFCALIFVSLANRSFMCSTTIWDAIEDAGMHTDGRERVEAA from the coding sequence ATGATAAGGAACGTCGAATATGATATGGCCACCGGCGAAGGGCTGATTGCCTGCCCCCGCTGCGATGCGCTGCATATTGAGGAAGAGCTGACCGACGGCGAAACCGCGCGCTGCGTTCGCTGCGACGGAATTCTTGCGCGGCCCAAATCCGGCGCGTTTACCCAGATCATTGCACTGGCGATCACCACGATGGTGCTGATGGTCGGCGCGATCTTCTTTCCGTTTCTGGAAATTTCACGGCTGGGCCTCGGGCATGGCACGTCGCTGTTTGGCGTCGCGATGGCATTTTCGGAAGGGTTCATTGCACCGCTGACGGTCGGCCTGTTGGGGGTGATCGTCGCGCTGCCTGCGCTGAGGGCGGCGCTGCTGGTCTATACGCTCTGGCCCCTGGTGCGGGGACGACCGCCCTACGCCCATGCGGTCCGCGCCTTTCGGTTGTCCGAACAGCTTAAACCGTGGTCAATGGCCGAGATTTTCATCATCGGCACAGCCATCGCAATGGTGAAGGTCGGCGGGCTGGCAACGATCAGCTTCGGCCCCGCCTTCTGGGCGTTCTGCGCCCTGATCTTCGTCAGCCTCGCCAATCGCAGCTTCATGTGCTCCACAACGATCTGGGACGCAATCGAGGATGCCGGGATGCACACTGACGGGCGCGAAAGGGTCGAAGCCGCATGA